In Balaenoptera acutorostrata chromosome 19, mBalAcu1.1, whole genome shotgun sequence, the following proteins share a genomic window:
- the FCAR gene encoding LOW QUALITY PROTEIN: immunoglobulin alpha Fc receptor (The sequence of the model RefSeq protein was modified relative to this genomic sequence to represent the inferred CDS: inserted 3 bases in 2 codons) produces the protein MGSPGGQDKPSLSAWPNPVVPQGQHVTLXVDSHLGFDRFSLYQDDGAHVPGLPDILFQNSFLVGPVTSAHAGTYRCHGYYSHFPCXWSAPSEPLEIVVTEADWGEAGCVRTMAPRDITLFCLVLCPGQKIQAQDGILSSPTISATPGSLIPWNESVKILCGGTPESYLYRLEILGNSTYKVVDNKLGFQKTAEFVIKHMDTNTAGRYQCRYMKQYSWSVHSEALELVVTGLYDKPSLSTDGCLVVMPGESVSLRCSSAHISFNGFSLSKEGRAVLSQHQNGGCWGDFILGPVNLSFSGIYTCYSWYSGSPHVWSAPSDALELVVTDTTNQDYTMENLIRMGMAGLPLVALLAILAENWLGHQVPHEEDQQDLPELSCSRQKTQTEWTFGLTPKGHQVDTRH, from the exons ATGGGTTCCCCTG GTGGTCAGGACAAGCCCTCCCTGTCAGCCTGGCCAAACCCCGTGGTTCCTCAAGGACAGCATGTGACTC CAGTAGACTCCCATCTCGGGTTTGACAGGTTCAGCCTGTACCAGGATGACGGAGCCCATGTCCCTGGGCTCCCAGACATACTATTTCAGAACAGCTTCCTCGTGGGCCCTGTGACCTCAGCACATGCAGGGACCTACAGATGTCATGGTTATTACAGTCACTTCCCCTG GTGGTCAGCACCCAGCGAGCCCCTGGAGATTGTGGTCACAG AGGCTGACTGGGGTGAGGCTGGCTGTGTCAGGACCATGGCCCCCAGAGACATCACCCTCTTCTGCCTCG TGCTCTGTCCTGGCCAGAAGATTCAGGCACAAGATG GGATTCTTTCCAGTCCTACCATATCTGCCACGCCCGGTTCTCTGATTCCCTGGAATGAGTCTGTGAAGATCCTGTGCGGGGGAACTCCTGAGTCTTACCTGTACCGACTGGAGATCCTGGGAAACTCCACATACAAAGTGGTGGACAACAAATTGGGATTTCAGAAGACAGCTGAGTTTGTCATTAAACACATGGATACAAATACTGCAGGACGTTATCAGTGCCGATACATGAAACAGTACAGCTGGTCAGTGCACAGTGAAGCCCTGGAGCTGGTGGTGACAG GCTTGTATGACAAACCCTCCCTCTCCACTGATGGGTGCCTTGTGGTGATGCCAGGAGAGAGTGTTTCCCTCCGGTGCAGCTCAGCACACATCTCGTTCAATGGattttcactgagcaaggagggAAGGGCCGTTCTGTCACAGCACCAAAATGGGGGATGCTGGGGTGACTTCATTCTGGGTCCTGTGAACCTCAGCTTCTCAGGGATCTACACATGCTACAGTTGGTACAGTGGCAGCCCTCATGTATGGTCAGCCCCCAGTGACGCCCTGGAGCTTGTGGTCACAG ATACCACAAACCAAGATTACACGATGGAGAACTTGATTCGAATGGGCATGGCAGGGCTGCCCCTGGTGGCTCTCTTGGCCATTCTGGCTGAAAATTGGCTTGGCCATCAGGTTCCACACGAGGAAGACCAGCAAGATTTGCCTGAACTGAGCTGCAGTAGACAGAAAACTCAGACAGAATGGACCTTTGGACTAACTCCAAAGGGTCACCAGGTAGACACCAGGCACTGA